In Mycobacteriales bacterium, one genomic interval encodes:
- the rph gene encoding ribonuclease PH has translation MSEPTATRPDGRAPDALREVRITRRWLDHAEGSVLVEFGRTRVLCAASVTEGVPRWRKGSGLGWVTAEYAMLPRSTHTRSDRESVKGRIGGRTHEISRLVGRSLRAAIDYKALGENTIVIDCDVLQADGGTRTAAITGAYVALADAVSWLRARNALAAGEPLVSSVAAVSVGIVDGVPCLDLCYDEDVKAETDMNVVCTGDGRFVEVQGTAEGAPFDRDELNRLLDLAVKGCAELTALQEAALRE, from the coding sequence GTGAGCGAACCCACTGCCACCCGTCCCGATGGCCGCGCGCCGGACGCTCTGCGCGAGGTCCGGATCACCCGGCGCTGGCTGGATCATGCGGAGGGCTCGGTGCTCGTCGAGTTCGGTCGGACCCGCGTGCTGTGCGCCGCGTCGGTGACCGAAGGCGTGCCGCGGTGGCGCAAGGGCAGCGGGCTCGGCTGGGTCACGGCGGAGTACGCGATGCTTCCACGCTCCACGCACACGCGCAGCGACCGCGAGTCGGTCAAGGGCCGGATCGGTGGCCGCACGCACGAGATCTCACGTTTGGTGGGCCGTTCGCTGCGCGCGGCGATCGACTACAAGGCTCTCGGCGAGAACACGATCGTCATCGACTGTGACGTCCTGCAAGCCGACGGTGGCACGCGTACGGCGGCGATCACGGGCGCCTATGTCGCGCTCGCCGACGCCGTGTCGTGGCTGCGCGCGCGCAACGCGCTGGCGGCCGGCGAGCCGCTCGTCTCGTCCGTCGCCGCAGTCAGTGTCGGCATCGTCGACGGGGTTCCCTGTCTCGACCTCTGCTACGACGAGGACGTCAAGGCAGAGACGGACATGAACGTCGTCTGCACCGGTGACGGCCGGTTCGTCGAGGTGCAGGGAACGGCCGAGGGGGCGCCGTTCGATCGGGACGAGCTCAACCGGTTGCTCGACCTCGCGGTCAAGGGCTGCGCCGAGCTGACCGCGCTGCAGGAGGCGGCGTTGCGGGAGTGA
- a CDS encoding MBL fold metallo-hydrolase: MRLTIVGCSGTYPGPGSPCSSYLVEEDGFRLVLDMGNGSLGPLDEACGLLEPDAVVISHLHGDHYFDLLTYTYVRHYHPAGSAPVLPVYGPSGLPGVIEDPEDPVEGVYDVRPIDSERTIDVGPFEITLRRMNHSVETYGMRISAGGRTIAYSADTAPCDALTDLARDADLMLCEASFLDGEHNPPGLHMTGGDAGAHATRAGAGRLVLTHLVPWGDVDRTLAGATASYSGDIAIAHSLDRFEI, encoded by the coding sequence ATGAGGCTCACCATCGTCGGGTGCTCGGGCACCTACCCGGGACCGGGCTCGCCGTGCTCGTCGTACCTCGTCGAGGAGGACGGCTTCCGGCTGGTGCTGGACATGGGCAACGGCTCGCTCGGCCCGCTGGACGAAGCGTGCGGGCTGCTCGAGCCGGACGCGGTCGTGATCAGCCATCTGCACGGCGACCACTACTTCGACCTGCTGACCTACACCTACGTGCGGCACTACCACCCGGCCGGATCGGCACCGGTGCTTCCGGTCTATGGGCCGAGCGGCCTGCCCGGCGTGATCGAGGATCCCGAGGACCCGGTCGAAGGGGTGTACGACGTACGCCCGATCGACTCGGAGCGGACGATTGACGTCGGACCGTTCGAGATCACGCTGCGGCGGATGAACCACAGTGTCGAGACCTACGGGATGCGGATCAGCGCCGGCGGACGGACCATCGCCTACAGCGCGGACACGGCGCCGTGTGATGCGCTGACCGACCTCGCCCGCGACGCGGATCTGATGCTGTGTGAGGCGTCGTTTCTCGACGGCGAGCACAACCCGCCCGGACTGCACATGACCGGCGGCGACGCCGGCGCGCACGCGACCCGGGCCGGCGCCGGTCGGCTCGTGCTCACCCATCTGGTGCCGTGGGGGGACGTCGACCGTACCCTCGCCGGGGCGACCGCGAGCTACAGCGGCGACATCGCGATCGCGCACTCGCTGGACCGATTCGAGATCTGA
- the murI gene encoding glutamate racemase, whose amino-acid sequence MPGCKDGCVDAPIGIFDSGVGGLTVARAVIDQLPAESIVYVGDTANGPYGPRRIADVRALALAVLDDLVDNHGVKLLVIACNTASSACLRDARERYSIPVVEVIQPAVRRAVAVTRNQRIGVIGTAATITSKAYDDAFAAATHVSLTTAACPQFVEYVERGDTHSPALLSVAEDYLEPVVAAGVDTLVLGCTHYPLLTGVISYVVGDAVTLVSSAEETAKDVYRELAGSVGFRDESLPPPEHRFLATGDPEPFARLGRRFLGPEIGEVAAALPA is encoded by the coding sequence ATGCCCGGATGCAAGGATGGGTGTGTGGACGCGCCGATCGGGATCTTCGACAGCGGGGTCGGCGGGCTCACCGTCGCCCGGGCGGTCATCGACCAGCTGCCCGCCGAGTCGATCGTCTATGTCGGTGACACAGCCAACGGCCCGTACGGCCCGCGGCGGATCGCCGACGTGCGCGCGCTCGCGCTCGCCGTCCTCGACGACCTGGTCGACAACCACGGCGTGAAGCTGCTCGTGATCGCCTGCAACACGGCCAGCTCCGCGTGCCTGCGCGATGCGCGCGAGCGCTACTCGATTCCCGTGGTCGAGGTCATCCAGCCCGCCGTGCGCCGGGCGGTGGCCGTGACCAGAAACCAGCGGATCGGCGTCATCGGCACCGCGGCGACGATCACGAGCAAGGCTTACGACGACGCGTTCGCGGCGGCGACCCACGTGTCGCTGACCACTGCGGCGTGCCCGCAGTTCGTGGAGTACGTCGAACGCGGTGACACGCACAGCCCGGCCCTTTTGTCGGTCGCGGAGGACTACCTCGAACCGGTCGTTGCCGCCGGGGTCGACACGCTCGTGCTGGGCTGCACGCACTATCCGCTGCTCACCGGGGTGATCTCCTATGTCGTCGGGGATGCGGTAACCCTCGTGTCGAGCGCGGAGGAGACGGCCAAGGACGTCTACCGGGAGCTGGCCGGGTCGGTCGGCTTCCGCGACGAGTCGCTCCCGCCGCCGGAGCACCGTTTCCTCGCGACCGGAGACCCGGAACCGTTCGCCCGCCTCGGCCGGCGGTTTCTCGGTCCTGAAATCGGCGAGGTCGCCGCAGCGCTGCCGGCATGA